A single genomic interval of Streptomyces sp. NBC_00663 harbors:
- a CDS encoding DMT family transporter, translating to MRVQSSATAPITIAVDAQPSRATGTLLAALGVVAFSLTFPSTAWGLQGFGPWSLVAVRSVLAALIAVVCLLVLRVPVPDRRHWAGLAVVAAGVVVGFPLLTTLALRTSTTAHAAVVVGLLPLTTALFSALRMGTRPSRTFWAAAGAGAAAVVAFTVQQSGGALTAADLYLFGALLVCAAGYTEGGRLARVMPGWQVIGWALVLCLPFSVPAAVTALAYEPVQLTFHSVSGLLWVSAGSQFLGLVVWYRGMAAIGIPKASQLQLAQPLLTLVWSVLLLGEHLTVAAPLTAAAVLVCIAVTQRARG from the coding sequence ATGAGAGTACAGAGTAGCGCTACTGCCCCGATCACGATAGCGGTCGACGCCCAGCCGTCCCGGGCGACCGGGACCCTCCTCGCCGCGCTCGGTGTCGTCGCCTTCTCCCTCACCTTCCCCTCGACCGCGTGGGGCCTTCAGGGCTTCGGACCGTGGTCGCTGGTCGCCGTGCGGTCCGTCCTCGCCGCGCTGATCGCCGTGGTCTGTCTGCTCGTCCTGCGCGTCCCCGTGCCGGACCGGCGGCACTGGGCCGGGCTCGCGGTCGTCGCCGCCGGGGTCGTCGTCGGCTTCCCGCTGCTCACCACGCTCGCGCTACGGACCTCCACCACCGCGCACGCCGCCGTCGTGGTCGGCCTGCTCCCCCTCACCACCGCCCTCTTCTCCGCGCTGCGCATGGGCACCCGCCCGTCCCGCACCTTCTGGGCGGCCGCCGGTGCCGGTGCCGCCGCGGTGGTCGCCTTCACCGTGCAGCAGAGCGGCGGCGCCCTCACCGCCGCCGACCTCTACCTCTTCGGCGCCCTGCTGGTGTGCGCGGCCGGCTACACCGAGGGCGGCCGGCTGGCCAGGGTCATGCCGGGCTGGCAGGTCATCGGCTGGGCGCTGGTCCTGTGCCTGCCGTTCAGCGTGCCCGCCGCGGTCACGGCGTTGGCGTACGAGCCCGTCCAGCTGACGTTCCACAGCGTGAGCGGTCTGCTCTGGGTCTCGGCGGGCTCGCAGTTCCTCGGTCTGGTCGTCTGGTACCGGGGCATGGCGGCGATCGGCATCCCCAAGGCCAGCCAGTTGCAGTTGGCCCAGCCGCTGCTCACACTGGTGTGGTCGGTGCTGCTGCTCGGCGAGCACCTGACGGTGGCCGCCCCGCTGACGGCCGCGGCGGTGCTGGTCTGCATCGCCGTCACGCAGCGGGCGCGAGGCTGA
- a CDS encoding GNAT family N-acetyltransferase, translating into MSDLATGYEISTDPDRIDAGRVHRWLSTDAYWALGRTREKQDRAIAGSLNFGVYDSASGEQVAYARVITDRATFGWLCDVYVDPAVRGKGIGTSLVEAVREHLRPYGLRRILLATQDAHGVYEKAGFAPLAQPDMWMAHLY; encoded by the coding sequence ATGAGCGACCTCGCCACCGGCTACGAGATCTCCACCGACCCCGACCGCATCGACGCCGGGCGGGTGCATCGCTGGCTGTCCACCGACGCGTACTGGGCGCTCGGGCGCACGCGGGAGAAGCAGGACCGGGCGATCGCCGGGTCGCTCAACTTCGGGGTGTACGACTCGGCTTCGGGGGAGCAGGTGGCGTACGCCCGGGTGATCACCGACCGGGCGACCTTCGGGTGGCTGTGCGATGTGTACGTCGATCCGGCCGTACGGGGCAAGGGGATCGGAACCTCGCTGGTCGAGGCGGTACGCGAGCACCTGCGGCCCTACGGGCTGCGGCGCATCCTGCTCGCCACGCAGGACGCGCACGGAGTGTACGAGAAGGCCGGCTTCGCGCCCCTCGCCCAGCCGGACATGTGGATGGCCCACCTCTACTAG
- a CDS encoding NUDIX hydrolase yields MQWTKQNEQTVYANRWFTVNLADVELPDGRHLDHFLIRLRPVAVATVVNEANEVLLLWRHRFITDSWGWELAAGVVEDGEDIASAAARELEEETGWRPGPLHHLMSVEPSNGLTDARHHIYWAEEGEYVGHPVDDFESDRREWVPLKLVPDMVARGEVPAANMAAALLLLHHLRLGQDALP; encoded by the coding sequence GTGCAGTGGACGAAACAGAACGAACAAACTGTGTATGCGAACCGCTGGTTCACCGTCAACCTGGCAGATGTGGAACTGCCGGACGGGCGGCACCTGGACCACTTTCTGATACGGCTGCGGCCCGTCGCCGTGGCCACGGTGGTGAACGAGGCCAACGAGGTCCTCCTCCTGTGGCGCCACCGCTTCATCACCGACAGCTGGGGGTGGGAACTGGCCGCGGGTGTCGTCGAGGACGGCGAGGACATCGCGAGCGCGGCCGCCAGGGAACTCGAGGAAGAGACCGGCTGGCGGCCGGGCCCGTTGCACCACCTCATGAGCGTGGAACCGTCCAACGGACTCACCGACGCCCGGCACCACATCTACTGGGCCGAGGAGGGCGAGTACGTCGGGCACCCCGTGGACGACTTCGAGTCGGACCGTCGGGAATGGGTCCCCCTCAAGCTCGTCCCCGACATGGTCGCCCGCGGGGAGGTCCCGGCCGCCAACATGGCGGCCGCGTTACTCCTGCTGCACCACCTCAGGCTCGGGCAGGACGCCTTGCCCTGA
- a CDS encoding glycoside hydrolase family 10 protein — protein MHRKSRLSRRAFAVTALSAVAAGGGALAANAAMAGGSESPRRRGPGEMRGVWVASVANRDWPSTAGLTAAQQRAELITLLDRAVERRLNTVILQVRPTADALWPSPYEPWSQVLTGTQGKAPGWDPLGTAVEEAHARGLELHAWFNPYRIANHADPTKLVASHPARLHPDWVVTYGGKLYYNPGLPEVRAFVEKAILHAVHTYPVDAVHFDDYFYPYPVAGQTFDDDAAFDKYGGGFDTRGDWRRANIDKLVLETAARIQQIRPTTQFGISPFGVWRNASTDPLGSQTKAMQAYDDVFADTRKWVREGWIDYIVPQIYWNIGFTVADYAELVPWWAKQARGSRTKLYVGEALYKAGDPAQPAAWQDPAELSRHLALASDQVQVRGHVFFAAREVATDPAGAMARVVADHYQEPSEPPR, from the coding sequence ATGCATCGGAAGTCACGGCTGTCGCGGCGCGCGTTCGCGGTGACGGCCCTGTCGGCTGTGGCGGCGGGCGGCGGCGCGCTGGCGGCGAACGCGGCGATGGCGGGCGGATCCGAGTCCCCCCGGCGCCGGGGGCCGGGGGAGATGCGGGGCGTGTGGGTGGCGAGCGTGGCCAACCGCGACTGGCCCTCGACGGCGGGGCTGACCGCCGCACAGCAGCGGGCCGAGCTGATCACGCTGCTCGACCGGGCCGTGGAGCGCCGGCTCAACACGGTGATCCTCCAGGTGCGGCCGACGGCGGACGCGCTGTGGCCCTCGCCGTACGAGCCCTGGTCGCAGGTGCTCACCGGCACCCAGGGCAAGGCCCCCGGCTGGGACCCGCTCGGCACGGCGGTCGAGGAGGCCCACGCCCGCGGTCTGGAGCTGCACGCCTGGTTCAACCCGTACCGGATCGCCAACCACGCCGACCCGACGAAGCTCGTGGCCTCCCACCCCGCCCGGCTGCACCCGGACTGGGTGGTGACGTATGGCGGCAAGCTGTACTACAACCCCGGGCTGCCGGAGGTCCGCGCCTTCGTCGAGAAGGCGATCCTGCACGCGGTGCACACGTACCCGGTGGACGCGGTCCACTTCGACGACTACTTCTACCCGTATCCGGTCGCGGGCCAGACCTTCGACGACGACGCGGCCTTCGACAAGTACGGCGGCGGCTTCGACACCCGCGGGGACTGGCGGCGCGCCAACATCGACAAGCTGGTCCTGGAGACGGCCGCGCGGATCCAGCAGATCCGGCCCACCACCCAGTTCGGGATCAGCCCCTTCGGCGTGTGGCGCAACGCCTCGACGGACCCGCTCGGCTCGCAGACCAAGGCGATGCAGGCGTACGACGACGTCTTCGCCGACACCCGTAAATGGGTCCGGGAGGGCTGGATCGACTACATCGTCCCGCAGATCTACTGGAACATCGGCTTCACCGTCGCCGACTACGCCGAGCTCGTGCCCTGGTGGGCGAAGCAGGCGCGGGGGAGCAGGACGAAGCTGTACGTGGGCGAGGCCCTCTACAAGGCCGGAGACCCGGCACAGCCCGCCGCCTGGCAGGACCCCGCCGAACTGTCGAGGCACCTCGCGCTCGCGTCCGACCAGGTCCAGGTGCGCGGGCATGTCTTCTTCGCCGCCCGCGAGGTCGCGACGGACCCGGCCGGGGCCATGGCGCGGGTGGTCGCCGACCACTACCAGGAGCCCTCGGAGCCCCCGCGCTGA
- a CDS encoding DUF6314 family protein, producing the protein MGEFWPVPDVLMYLAGNWRVERTVRDLASGETGAFTGTTVFGPSEGDGLLHHESGTFTWQGVPRPAERTLHFLPGPRPGTADVRFADGRPFHDLDLTTGRHIADHPCSADLYRGEFSVLGADRWRTVWRVGGPAKDLVLATDYVRED; encoded by the coding sequence ATGGGCGAGTTCTGGCCGGTACCGGACGTACTGATGTATCTGGCCGGGAACTGGCGGGTGGAGCGGACCGTGCGGGACCTGGCGAGCGGGGAGACGGGGGCGTTCACCGGTACGACGGTTTTCGGCCCGTCGGAGGGGGACGGCCTGCTGCATCACGAGTCGGGCACCTTCACCTGGCAGGGCGTCCCGCGGCCCGCCGAACGGACGCTGCACTTCCTGCCGGGCCCTCGGCCGGGCACGGCGGACGTCCGCTTCGCCGACGGCCGCCCCTTCCACGACCTGGACCTGACGACCGGCCGGCACATCGCCGACCACCCCTGCTCGGCGGACCTCTACCGCGGCGAGTTCAGCGTCCTGGGCGCCGACCGCTGGCGGACGGTATGGCGGGTGGGCGGCCCCGCCAAGGATCTGGTCCTGGCGACCGACTACGTCCGTGAGGACTGA
- a CDS encoding carboxymuconolactone decarboxylase family protein, whose translation MTDGTTREERFAQGLEVLRSVDGEVGQRVIDSLADISPEMGHQIVAWGFGEIYSRPELAPRDRQLVTLGMLTALGGCEPQLEVHINAALNVGLTPQQIVEALLHSAGYCGFPRALNATFVAKKVFDERGLLPVRQQPTPRSEPPTSA comes from the coding sequence ATGACGGACGGCACCACCCGTGAGGAGCGTTTCGCCCAGGGCCTTGAGGTGTTGCGGAGCGTCGACGGCGAGGTCGGGCAGCGGGTCATCGACTCGCTCGCCGACATCAGCCCCGAGATGGGCCATCAGATCGTCGCCTGGGGTTTCGGCGAGATCTACTCCCGGCCCGAACTCGCGCCGAGGGACCGCCAGTTGGTGACGCTGGGCATGCTCACCGCACTCGGCGGCTGTGAGCCCCAGCTGGAGGTGCACATCAATGCGGCGCTGAACGTGGGCCTGACGCCCCAGCAGATCGTCGAGGCGCTGCTGCACTCCGCCGGCTACTGCGGCTTCCCGCGGGCCCTGAACGCCACGTTCGTCGCGAAGAAGGTCTTCGACGAGCGTGGGCTGCTGCCGGTCCGGCAGCAGCCCACACCCCGGAGCGAGCCGCCTACTTCTGCCTGA
- a CDS encoding aminotransferase-like domain-containing protein: MQERSSVGELAERLRQELNRYSPGGKLPSSRALVEQYRVSPVTVSRALAQLAAEGLVVTRPGAGAFRAHPRTTAPAPVGDTSWQEVALSADASTDLVPRSVDASGVVVSLAAPPPGVIEFTGGYLHPSLQPEQALAAALSRAARRPGAWGRPPLEGLVELREWFARGIGGAVSAAEVLIAAGGQSALTIALRALATPGAPVLVESPTYPGMLAIARAAGLRPVPVPVDADGVRPELLADAFRATGARVFICQPLFQNPTGAVLAPERRGEVLRIAREAGAFVVEDDFVRRLVHEDAGELPRPLAAEDGDGVVVHVGSLTKATSPSFRVCALAARGPVLERLRAIQVVDTFFVPRPLQEAALELVGSPAWPRHLRSISAALRTRRDTMTSALRLNLPELALPHIPSGGYHLWLRLPEGASEPALTAAALRAGVAITPGRPYFSAEPPAGHLRLSFAAVAGAGEIAEGVRRLRTAYDEVLQGTGAETVRP, translated from the coding sequence ATGCAAGAGCGTAGCAGCGTCGGTGAACTGGCGGAACGGCTGCGGCAGGAACTGAACCGCTACTCACCTGGTGGAAAGCTCCCGTCGAGCCGGGCCCTCGTCGAGCAGTACCGGGTGAGCCCGGTGACCGTCTCCCGCGCCCTGGCCCAGCTGGCCGCCGAGGGCCTCGTGGTGACCCGTCCCGGCGCCGGGGCGTTCCGGGCCCACCCGCGGACGACCGCGCCCGCCCCGGTCGGCGACACCTCCTGGCAGGAGGTGGCCCTGAGCGCCGACGCGTCCACCGACCTCGTACCGCGCTCGGTGGACGCCTCCGGAGTCGTGGTCTCGCTGGCCGCGCCGCCGCCCGGCGTCATCGAGTTCACCGGCGGCTATCTGCACCCCTCGCTCCAGCCCGAGCAGGCCCTCGCCGCCGCGCTGTCCCGGGCCGCGCGCCGCCCCGGCGCCTGGGGACGGCCGCCCCTGGAAGGGCTGGTGGAGCTGCGCGAGTGGTTCGCGCGGGGCATCGGCGGGGCCGTGAGCGCGGCCGAGGTGCTGATCGCCGCGGGCGGCCAGTCGGCGCTGACGATCGCCTTGCGCGCCCTGGCGACCCCCGGGGCGCCGGTACTCGTCGAATCGCCCACGTATCCGGGCATGCTGGCGATCGCGAGGGCGGCGGGACTGCGTCCGGTGCCGGTCCCGGTGGACGCGGACGGAGTGCGCCCCGAGCTGCTCGCCGACGCCTTCCGCGCCACCGGCGCGCGCGTGTTCATCTGCCAGCCTCTCTTCCAGAACCCGACCGGCGCCGTCCTCGCCCCCGAACGCCGGGGCGAGGTGCTGCGGATCGCGCGCGAGGCCGGCGCGTTCGTCGTCGAGGACGACTTCGTACGACGGCTCGTGCACGAGGACGCGGGTGAACTCCCGCGCCCGCTCGCCGCGGAGGACGGGGACGGAGTGGTCGTGCACGTCGGCTCGCTGACGAAGGCGACCTCGCCGAGCTTTCGCGTGTGCGCTCTCGCCGCCCGGGGGCCGGTCCTGGAACGGCTGCGCGCCATCCAGGTCGTCGACACCTTCTTCGTGCCGAGACCCCTCCAGGAGGCGGCGCTGGAACTGGTCGGCTCCCCGGCCTGGCCCCGCCACCTCCGCTCGATCTCCGCGGCCCTGCGGACCCGCCGCGACACCATGACCTCGGCCCTGCGGCTGAACCTCCCCGAACTCGCCCTGCCCCACATCCCGTCCGGCGGATACCACCTCTGGCTGCGCCTGCCCGAGGGTGCGTCCGAGCCCGCCCTCACGGCCGCCGCCCTGCGCGCGGGCGTCGCCATCACCCCGGGCCGCCCGTACTTCAGCGCCGAACCCCCCGCCGGACACCTCCGGTTGAGCTTCGCGGCGGTCGCCGGGGCGGGGGAGATCGCGGAAGGGGTACGACGGCTTCGTACCGCGTACGACGAGGTGCTCCAGGGGACCGGGGCGGAAACCGTTCGCCCCTGA
- a CDS encoding DUF1918 domain-containing protein, whose product MRATVGDQLVQHGRVVGQHDKVGEIVEVMGQGGDPPYRVRFEDGHEGVCSPGPDTEIRHRQQTGQ is encoded by the coding sequence ATGCGTGCAACCGTGGGCGACCAGCTTGTCCAGCACGGCAGGGTGGTCGGACAGCACGACAAGGTCGGCGAGATCGTCGAGGTCATGGGACAGGGCGGCGACCCCCCGTACCGCGTCCGTTTCGAGGACGGGCACGAGGGCGTGTGCTCACCCGGCCCCGACACCGAGATCCGGCACCGGCAGCAGACCGGCCAGTAG
- a CDS encoding histidine phosphatase family protein → MALRVTFVAAARSSPLLAERFEDDRPLDQAGWDEVQRSAQELLPLSAAELRYCSPTPRSRATGDALGYAPLVQLALRDCDMGRWRGLTLGEAMAREPEAVDAWLADPRGIPHGGESLLAFITRVGGWLDTRPVDDGGRIVAVAEPSVVRAALVYALKAPPSTYWNIDVRPLSTTTLTGHAGRWNLRFDGASTQSSRA, encoded by the coding sequence ATGGCACTCCGGGTCACATTCGTCGCCGCCGCCCGCAGCTCCCCGCTGCTCGCGGAACGCTTCGAGGACGACCGGCCCCTCGATCAGGCCGGCTGGGACGAGGTGCAGCGCTCCGCACAGGAGCTGCTGCCCCTGTCCGCCGCCGAGCTGCGCTACTGCTCGCCGACCCCGCGCAGCCGCGCCACCGGCGACGCCCTCGGTTACGCCCCGCTCGTGCAACTCGCCCTGCGGGACTGTGACATGGGCCGCTGGCGCGGGCTGACGCTGGGGGAGGCGATGGCCCGCGAGCCGGAAGCGGTGGACGCCTGGCTCGCCGACCCGCGCGGCATCCCGCACGGCGGCGAGTCGCTGCTGGCGTTCATCACCCGCGTCGGCGGCTGGCTCGACACCCGGCCCGTGGACGACGGCGGCCGGATCGTCGCCGTGGCCGAACCCTCGGTGGTCCGGGCGGCGTTGGTGTACGCCCTGAAGGCACCCCCGTCGACGTACTGGAACATCGACGTACGCCCCCTGTCGACGACCACCCTCACCGGCCACGCGGGCCGCTGGAACCTGCGCTTCGACGGGGCGTCGACCCAGTCCTCACGGGCGTAG
- a CDS encoding 3-hydroxybutyryl-CoA dehydrogenase yields the protein MTDIERVGVVGCGQMGAGIAEVCARSGLDVKVAETTGEALEIGRTRLLNSLAKAAERGKISEEERDSALARLSFTTNLGEFADRDLVIEAVVENEQVKTEIFQVLDQVVTRPDAILASNTSSIPLVKLAVATSRPDQVIGIHFFNPAPVQKLVELIPALTTSEGTISRAQGFAEKLLGKHAIRAQDRSGFVVNALLVPYLLSAVRMFESGIAGREDIDNGMEMGCAHPMGPLKLSDLIGLDTIVSIANSMYDEYKEPLYAAPPLLQRMVDAGRLGRKTGSGFYTYG from the coding sequence GTGACCGACATCGAGCGCGTCGGAGTGGTGGGCTGCGGCCAGATGGGAGCGGGCATCGCCGAGGTGTGCGCGCGCTCCGGGCTGGACGTGAAGGTCGCCGAGACCACGGGTGAGGCCCTGGAGATCGGTCGGACCCGGCTGCTGAACTCCCTGGCCAAGGCCGCCGAGCGCGGCAAGATCAGCGAGGAGGAGCGGGACTCCGCCCTGGCGCGGCTCTCCTTCACCACCAACCTCGGCGAGTTCGCCGACCGCGACCTGGTGATCGAGGCCGTCGTGGAGAACGAGCAGGTGAAGACCGAGATCTTCCAGGTGCTCGACCAGGTCGTGACCCGCCCGGACGCGATCCTCGCCTCCAACACCTCCTCCATCCCCCTGGTGAAGCTGGCGGTCGCCACCTCGCGGCCCGACCAGGTCATCGGCATCCACTTCTTCAACCCCGCCCCGGTGCAGAAGCTCGTCGAGCTGATCCCGGCCCTCACCACCTCCGAGGGCACGATCAGCCGCGCCCAGGGCTTCGCCGAGAAGCTGCTCGGCAAGCACGCGATCCGGGCCCAGGACCGCTCCGGCTTCGTGGTGAACGCCCTGCTCGTGCCGTACCTCCTGTCCGCCGTCCGGATGTTCGAGTCGGGCATCGCCGGCCGCGAGGACATCGACAACGGCATGGAGATGGGCTGCGCCCACCCGATGGGCCCGCTGAAGCTGTCCGACCTCATCGGCCTGGACACCATCGTCTCCATCGCCAACTCGATGTACGACGAGTACAAGGAGCCCCTGTACGCCGCTCCCCCGCTGCTCCAGCGCATGGTGGACGCCGGCCGCCTCGGCCGCAAGACCGGATCCGGCTTCTACACCTACGGCTGA
- a CDS encoding alpha-L-arabinofuranosidase C-terminal domain-containing protein has product MSRTRWRYGIAATALLAAAGLIPAPAHAEDVTDYAITVDPAAKGAKIDDTMYGVFFEDINRAADGGLYAELVQNRSFEYSTDDNKSYTPLTSWTVDGTGQVVNDDGRLNARNRNYLSLDAGSSVTNAGYNTGISVEEGKRYDFSVWARAAAGTTLTVTLQDADGSLATARRVAVTKSGWAKYKAAFTAIRTSSDGRLTVGSAAATALDMVSLFPHDTYKNESNGLRKDLAEKIEALHPGFVRFPGGCLVNTGSMEDYSEASGYQRKRSYQWKDTIGPVEERATNSNFWGYNQSYGLGYYEYFRLSEDIGAMPLPVVPALVTGCGQNKAVDDEALLKRHIQDTLDLIEFANGPVTSEWGGKRARMGHPKPFHLTHIEVGNEENLPEAFFARFKEFRAAIEAKYPGITVISNSGPDDAGTTFDTAWKLNKDAGVDMVDEHYYNSTQWFLQNNDRYDSYDRNGPKVFLGEYASLGNAFKNGLAEAAYMTGLERNADVVKLASYAPLFANEDYVQWQPDLIWFNNHAAWNSANYEVQKLFMNNVGDRVVPSTATGTPSLTGPISGAVGLSTWATTAAYDDVQVTDADGNSLLSDDFSGDASQWTHTGGGSWSVQDGQYVQTDVAAENTMVSAGDPNWHDYDLKVKATKKSGKEGFLVAFGVKDTGNYYWWNLGGWNNTQSAVEQAVDGGKSTLISKAGTIETGRTYDVDVKVRGRQVTLYLDGQEWGSFTDDKPAEPFRQVVTKDKGTGDLIVKVVNAQATAARTAIDLGGAKVASKARVTTLTADANAVNTETETPVAPVTSTFDGVADRFTYTFPANSVTFLRIRQK; this is encoded by the coding sequence ATGTCACGCACCCGCTGGAGATACGGCATAGCCGCCACCGCCCTCCTGGCGGCGGCCGGCCTCATCCCCGCCCCCGCCCACGCCGAGGACGTCACCGACTACGCCATCACCGTCGACCCCGCCGCCAAGGGCGCGAAGATCGACGACACGATGTACGGCGTCTTCTTCGAGGACATCAACCGGGCCGCCGACGGCGGTCTGTACGCCGAGCTCGTGCAGAACCGGTCCTTCGAGTACTCCACCGACGACAACAAGTCGTACACGCCCCTCACCTCCTGGACGGTCGACGGCACCGGCCAGGTCGTCAACGACGACGGGCGCCTCAACGCCCGCAACCGCAACTACCTCTCCCTGGACGCCGGTTCGTCCGTCACGAACGCGGGCTACAACACCGGCATCAGCGTCGAGGAGGGCAAGCGGTACGACTTCTCGGTGTGGGCCCGCGCCGCGGCCGGCACGACCCTCACGGTCACCCTCCAGGACGCCGACGGCAGCCTCGCCACCGCCCGCCGCGTGGCCGTGACGAAGAGCGGCTGGGCCAAGTACAAGGCGGCCTTCACCGCGATCCGCACCAGCAGCGACGGCCGCCTCACCGTGGGCTCCGCCGCCGCGACCGCGCTCGACATGGTGTCCCTCTTCCCGCACGACACCTACAAGAACGAGTCCAACGGCCTGCGCAAGGACCTCGCCGAGAAGATCGAGGCCCTGCACCCCGGCTTCGTCCGCTTCCCCGGCGGCTGCCTGGTCAACACCGGCTCCATGGAGGACTACAGCGAGGCCTCCGGCTACCAGCGCAAGCGGTCCTACCAGTGGAAGGACACGATCGGCCCGGTCGAGGAGCGCGCCACCAACTCCAACTTCTGGGGATACAACCAGAGTTACGGCCTCGGCTACTACGAATACTTCCGCCTCTCCGAGGACATCGGCGCCATGCCGCTGCCCGTGGTGCCGGCCCTGGTGACCGGCTGCGGCCAGAACAAGGCCGTCGACGACGAGGCGCTCCTCAAGCGGCACATCCAGGACACCCTGGACCTCATCGAGTTCGCCAACGGCCCGGTGACCAGTGAATGGGGCGGCAAGCGCGCCCGGATGGGCCACCCCAAGCCCTTCCACCTCACCCACATCGAGGTCGGCAACGAGGAGAACCTGCCCGAGGCGTTCTTCGCCCGGTTCAAGGAGTTCCGCGCCGCCATCGAGGCGAAGTACCCCGGCATCACCGTCATCTCCAACTCCGGCCCGGACGACGCCGGTACGACCTTCGACACGGCGTGGAAGCTCAACAAGGACGCCGGCGTCGACATGGTCGACGAGCACTACTACAACAGCACCCAGTGGTTCCTCCAGAACAACGACCGCTACGACTCCTACGACCGGAACGGCCCGAAGGTCTTCCTCGGCGAGTACGCCTCCTTGGGCAACGCCTTCAAGAACGGTCTCGCCGAGGCGGCGTACATGACCGGCCTGGAGCGCAACGCGGACGTCGTCAAACTCGCCTCGTACGCCCCGCTGTTCGCCAACGAGGATTACGTCCAGTGGCAGCCGGACCTGATCTGGTTCAACAACCACGCCGCCTGGAACTCGGCCAACTACGAGGTCCAGAAGCTGTTCATGAACAACGTCGGTGACCGTGTCGTCCCCTCGACCGCCACCGGCACCCCCTCGCTCACCGGCCCCATATCCGGCGCCGTCGGCCTGTCCACCTGGGCGACCACCGCCGCCTACGACGACGTCCAGGTCACGGACGCCGACGGCAACTCCCTGCTGAGCGACGACTTCTCCGGTGACGCCTCGCAGTGGACGCACACCGGCGGCGGCAGCTGGAGCGTCCAGGACGGGCAGTACGTGCAGACCGACGTCGCCGCCGAGAACACCATGGTGTCGGCCGGTGACCCGAACTGGCACGACTACGACCTGAAGGTGAAGGCCACCAAGAAGTCCGGCAAGGAGGGCTTCCTCGTCGCCTTCGGCGTCAAGGACACCGGCAACTACTACTGGTGGAACCTGGGCGGCTGGAACAACACCCAGTCCGCCGTCGAACAGGCCGTGGACGGCGGAAAGTCCACGCTGATCTCCAAAGCCGGCACGATCGAGACGGGCCGTACCTACGACGTCGACGTCAAGGTGCGCGGCCGCCAGGTCACCCTGTACCTCGACGGCCAGGAGTGGGGCAGCTTCACCGACGACAAGCCGGCCGAGCCGTTCCGGCAGGTCGTCACCAAGGACAAGGGGACCGGCGACCTGATCGTCAAGGTCGTCAACGCCCAGGCCACCGCGGCCCGTACGGCGATCGACCTCGGCGGCGCGAAGGTCGCGTCCAAGGCACGGGTCACCACGCTGACGGCCGACGCGAACGCGGTGAACACCGAGACGGAGACGCCGGTCGCACCGGTGACGTCCACGTTCGACGGCGTCGCCGACCGGTTCACGTACACCTTCCCGGCGAACTCCGTCACCTTCCTGCGGATCAGGCAGAAGTAG